One window of the Arthrobacter sp. zg-Y919 genome contains the following:
- a CDS encoding phosphatase PAP2 family protein, translated as MSLDPVQRPIPGDNPLRRLLRTVTRATSPHVTLLLILAVGLLPALALTLVSAEVYDSVTDEDGIAGLDRPALELVLELRNPGLDSAVTGFTNLAGTLGMPIIAGVIVLVMCLRWRSWTPLILTAAAAAGSLSMTVSGKALIGRTRPDLADAVPPYESSASFPSGHTLNSIVIAGILAYLVVLHVHKRWAKAAAVLMAAAFTFAVGLSRVYLGHHWLTDVLVAWTLGAAWLAVVITAHQLLRRLPEHRAAAPGSPRRRLP; from the coding sequence ATGAGCCTCGACCCCGTGCAGCGTCCCATCCCCGGCGATAATCCGCTGCGGCGCCTGCTGCGCACGGTCACCCGCGCGACTTCCCCGCATGTGACGCTGCTGCTCATTCTCGCCGTCGGCCTGCTTCCGGCGCTGGCCCTGACCCTGGTGTCTGCCGAAGTCTACGATTCAGTGACAGACGAGGACGGCATTGCCGGGCTGGACCGGCCGGCACTTGAGCTGGTCCTGGAACTGCGCAATCCGGGGCTGGATTCGGCCGTCACCGGTTTCACGAATCTGGCCGGCACCCTCGGCATGCCGATCATTGCCGGGGTCATAGTGCTCGTGATGTGCCTGCGCTGGCGTTCCTGGACGCCGCTGATCCTCACTGCAGCTGCGGCTGCCGGCTCCCTGTCGATGACGGTTTCCGGCAAGGCCCTGATCGGGCGAACACGGCCGGACCTGGCCGATGCCGTTCCGCCTTACGAGTCCTCCGCCTCATTCCCGAGCGGGCACACCCTGAACTCGATTGTTATCGCGGGAATCCTCGCCTACCTGGTGGTCCTGCACGTGCATAAGCGCTGGGCAAAGGCAGCGGCTGTCCTGATGGCAGCAGCCTTTACCTTTGCCGTGGGCCTGAGCCGGGTCTATCTGGGCCACCACTGGCTGACGGATGTGCTGGTGGCCTGGACGCTCGGCGCGGCCTGGCTGGCCGTGGTGATTACCGCACACCAGCTTCTGAGGAGGCTTCCCGAACATCGAGCAGCTGCTCCAGGATCACCGCGACGCCGTCTTCCATAA